From Salarias fasciatus chromosome 8, fSalaFa1.1, whole genome shotgun sequence:
AAACAATTTTTTCAACCATTATTAGTTGCATTATTTCCTCAGTTATTCATGATTAATCACACTTTGAATTGCATTTTCAAAATTCTGTTGTTCTGTATTTCAAGGCAGTGTTCAGCCCATAACGTAACgcattcatcagtccaaacaatcGGTTGTAAAGTTGAATTTTAAGTAATTGTTGAAGTTTCAGCGTCATGACTTCCTGCAGCGACTGATTTCTTACTGGAGCGTCTTGATtgggaatcaaacacagaggaagaatttccttttgttggattttgtttcaaaataaagtgccaaaTCAATACAAGGTCTATGCAGTCCAAATCAAATGTGTTTGACTCCCCTGTTTGCAGGGTAACACAACCAAAACCCAGAAGATTTCACCAGTGAGTCCTTTGTGGCCACATCtccacacagctgctctgaaGTGAAATTAGCTGTTTGACATATTAACTCTGAGCGTTTGTTTGATTTCCCAGCCTCTGCCCTGGGGCTCCAGATCGGGCTCTTCGTCGCAGTGCTCGTCCTGCTGGGTCTCGGAGCCGCTCTGTTTACTTACCTCtacaggaggaggtgaggaatGACTTATGCAGACGGCTTTATATATATTACACGACGTGTTGGGGTGTTGATGTTGCCTCTGCCTTCCCAGGCGCCCTCTGGACTATTACACCATGGAGCTGAACGAACACGCAGAGGGCCTGTCGGATCTATAATCCAGGCTTTGAGCCTGCTCCGATCCCGCCTGCGTCCGTTGGAGCTCCTCAGCAGCGAGGGCGAGAGACGGAGTTCAGTCGCAGGCCTGACCTGCAGCGTGCAGCCGCCTTGAGATGAACGCCACCAAGTGTCCTTCCCCGTGTGTCCGGAAGAGCGCCGATGAAAATCATTTGCTTAATCGCCTGCTAACGACGCGGCTGCACGCGGTGCGTGCCGTCTGTTATTTCATGGCCCCATTTCCACACGATCAGCCCAAATTTTAAAGCCCAACATAGTATGGTATTTTTCTAaggatgtgcagcagctgcccGCGAGCAGTGCTGGCAGTACTTAAAGGGAGaaggaagttaaaaaaagaagaattctGACTGGTCATTTTTTTGGTGACTTcttcattttactgtttttaaaacTTTGCTTATGATCAATTTAACAACGGGTTGTACGACCACAAGTCCTTTctgaatttcagttttcttgttgtttttttccattctttccCTAAAATGGGTCGATTTCCTGCTCTGTGTTCAATCGACCTTAAACTGTGAATTTTTGCTAACTCGTGTTGCCTGTCTTTAACCTCTTCTGTGTGCTTGCTAAAAGCAAGCTGTTTACATATCCTCAATGGACAAAGTGTGAGAttgatgtagtttttttttttttttttgtatagaTGCTCGCCTCTCCTGTGCCTTTGACCTGCGTGTTATTTAATCCACTGGTTTCTCACCTGCTACAGGAACAGTAAAGCCATGATTGCCCGAATCCGAGATATGCAAGTGTTTGATGGCAATCtaaaatgctacttttttttttatattattttttttttttttaattcagattaGCGTTTGGAAAATTGacttaaaggggacatattatgctatttatcagtcatgtcatatcggtctcagaagcccaaaaacttAGTGTTTAAATTTGTtcaccccaaattcatcctttgttcggagtttcagcaGTCTAAAGGATgtcctcctcagaacaggctgtttctgattCTGCTTCCCGATATGCACCtaaacgcatctggccacgcccacgcttacacacacacacacacacacacacacacacacacacacacacacacacacacggtggggacACAGTCAGAGGGAGGAGTTAAATtcgcttatttcaggataagcggacccAACTCAAACTCGACTGTTCCGgcagacattttcacaaaatgcggtgtagcaagacagggaggaaacagacaattttcaaatttgaacgtcataatgaggcgACGGCAACACAACatactactataagaaactcctcaaagtgaaaaaagcattaTATGTTCCCTTTAAAGAGATTGGACGACCTCGTCATGTTggaatattttcactttatttaaaaagccTTTGAAATGATTCCAGAATGGCATTTCTTTCTGTAGGATTTGTGGTAAAAATAGTCCAATAATCCATTTTGATGAAGACATAAATAATCATTCTTGAACTCAGAGAGGAAAATGTATTCTGGGATTATTTTCTGTCTTGAGATCACTTTTTCCAACATGGCACAATCTCATTGTTTCActtctgtttcctctcagaTGAAGCTACTGTTTGGTTTTAAGTATGAAAATATCAATGTTCCAAGTGGCATAAAGCAAAAGTTGTTTTTTGGAACTGAACTTTTTCcttgtgctgtttttgtttttgatgtatTTCATGGTGCAGAGAAATGCCTGTCACGATGAGACATCTCCTGATGTGTGGACTGTTGGTGAGATATCTCCGTCCCTCCGCTACGAgacgcaggaaaaaaaaaaaaaacaagttattgCAACATTTGTACTGAAatcatgtctgtttttgtaaCATCCGATTCATTATCGCAGATCGGCACCTAACACCACCGTGAAACCAACGCCAAAACGTGGACTCATACTGAACAGCGTGATGCATGAAACACTGGACTGTATTTTACCCTCTTCCTCGTTGGTTTTCCGTCAGATGTGATGCACTGTTGGAGGGCTGAATTAAAAACTTCCACAACTACGCTCGAGAGTTCCCTCGGCTTTGTTTCGTCTCTGATCTCATTTCGATATTGATACACAGTCTCTCTTTAGTTCTGTAATGACTGCTGCACTTTTCACTTCTCCACACTGTGTCACTGTCTCTGTTGGAGCTTATTTGTTGTGGCTTTTCACGGAGAATTACACTTACGGTATGAACTTCTGCCTCATGTGTTTTGCAGGCCTCTTCCTTCAGTTGTCATTTCGCTGAATCGCAGAGACTTGTGCTGTGCAGAGCTTTCAGGTTGCAGGCGACAGAGTGGAGAGCGTGCGCATTCAACCTGCTAACCACAGCGCAGGAAGGCAGACGGCATGCACAGGAAGGAGCTGCGGCATCCAGACACATATAGAGAGAGTTGCAGACTTCATGATGACTGTCTTTTGGTGGCTGTCTTCTGCTCAGTCGTGTCGGAGACCGGGGAGAATTAATGTCGTCGTTTGAATTGTCTGCATGGAAAGTTCCTGAAACCATCACTCTCTGGAGGTCAAACCCATGGTGAGCTTTTAAAAACTGCTTTGTGTTCAGAAAAGACTTTCAAATATCAGTTTTAATTGAGATTTCACATTTTTGCAGCTTAGACTGACTGACTTGCTTTAATTTGCTCCTGCAATGTTGTTGATTTTCTTAATGTGTACATATatgtacacatatatatatatataaataaataaataaatatatatatatatatatacatatatatatatatatatatatatatatatatatatatatatatatatatatatatatataaacacattATGCTGTGACTGTTTATCATTGTGTGATTATATCTCTGCATCTCACCCATTCTCTAAATTAGTAGACTGACTTAAGGGACAAACTTTCCTGGGTTTGCTTCCTTTGTGGGTCGTTATGTGATCATTTAGAAACCACACAGGAAGAGCTTCTCATTAGctcagttcagaaaaaaaaaaaaaaaaaaaaaaacctctgacaTGTTTGCCATCAACACTGTCTCCACATATATATAGTTTCCTCTCTCAGTGGGAATCTCTATGGAACCTGGACTAACTTGAGAGCACAGGAGCTCGACCTCTACGGAGAACACAGTGTTGCTCCATGGTAGTCAACGTCTCAAAACTGCCTTTGACGTGTGCTCGTTAATCACTGGGTCTAAAAACAAGAATGGACACAGAAGTCATAATTCTGGAATTATGTGCATCAAATGTTGGAAAATTAttccattttaatattttttcatgatcacaaacacagacacaagtCATAACGTTGTTTGAGGCATGAAATAAAGGCCACAGAATCAAATGTTTTTGATGATCTGTGGATTGCTTTCAAGTTTGCTGCTGAGAAAGACAAGTACAAGATACACACcctgaaaggtttttttctcaGACATCTGGTTGAAAGTCCTCCAGGTAAATGTTTGTTGCGGATGTTTTTTCAGTCGTAGCTGCTGTAGTGCACTCATCTCCCTTCACTCTGCCTGGAAACTGTGTGACTCATAAAAAACATGTCAAGCTGCAATCTCATATGCTTCGGCCGATGTAGGGAAGGCTTCTAATGGAGGTCTCTTAAATAGAACGGATGAAAACCATAATGCCTAACATGGTTTCCAGGAGCTTTAATGTCTCATAAGTGACCTTACTAATTCTCTGTAGGTTCATCTGTTGAAGAGGTCATGTTTTCCAACAAAGCCTCATGTAGGTTGATCCATTTCTATCATGTTGCTTTTGTAAAAGCATCAGCAATGTTTTACTCAGACACATCAAACAACACATTCACATTTTGGAAGTTTGTCCTTACTTATCTTCATCACCTCCTGTCATATCAGACTGTGACTTATTTTTCTTAATCCGTACATGGTTGAAATTAAGTTTTCTGTCTGCCTTTCACTGATAGAAACTGGTGGAGGAGAAACAAGGAACACTCTAACTGTCCCATGGAGAGGAAGGCACATTATGATTCTATTCTGGACCGGAGCAAACGCATTACGTGGCAGGATGACTGCTATGTGGACCTGCAGTCCACGTCCCGGTCGACCTCGACGGCGTCTGAGCCACAAGGTAACGGGTTCAATGTGGATGTGAGACGACAACAAATCCTCATGAAGACTCGGTAAACAGGAGTCTTGTACCCCCTAACAGCATTTACTTTATCTGAGAATGTGTGTTCTTTGTTATTTTAACACACTCTGCAGGGCTGGACTGGACAGTCGTGCTTTCGATTGTTACATCAGACATAGATTCTAAACCGAGACGCCcctcatcagtgtgctgctaaaACCACGTCCGCTCATATCGGTTTCCTGTGAGGAAATCCTGTCTCGCCTCATAAAGGGCAGCATGTTTCAGAACTTTTCTTAAAACTTTCTCATTAATTTGGGACTCAACATcctcaaatccaaaaaacaaaaaaacaaaacagtatcCTGACAAAACCCACCAGCTCCCCTGAACACTTAAGAATAAGATAAAACATTTAACATTGATAGTCAAAATTCAAAATGCATCTGATTGTAGTTGGTTTATTAGTGAATTTGTAGGCTTATATTCTCATTTTGTGAAGAAAGACCACAAGCCTTTTCACTGATCAGTCAGCCGATGTCGGTCACTGCAGCAGTCACGATCAAACCAAAATTTCTGACATTGTCAGAATTGTATCGCAGCTTGATCAGCGCCGTGTGTTTCGAATCAGTGATCGGCCCAAATGTTAATGCGCCCCAGTAATCTTTCCAATTCATTtctgaaaatgggaaaaaaaagattacataTATAAAGCCTGAGCCACTTTCACGCAGAcgattttataaaaaaaacttcaaatgtcGTGACATGTTCATGAATAATAGGCCTCATTCAGGAATTCTTTGAAATAGCCAACAATACACAACTGTTCCCTATGGGCCCAGAAAAGGTTATAAAAATATCAGACTGTGCACAGCTTGTAATTTCTATTTCTAAGTATTTGATCTAAATTACTAATATAAAGAAATGACACAGCTGCATTCTTCAAAAGATCATGAACAATGAACGCTTCACCGTATAACATTAATACAGAAAGGTTCAcagcatttaataaaaaaaattccttttcTGATGGATACTTAGAGTCAAGACGTCAAAACCCCTTTGAGACTATTACAGGATGTGAGTGTGCGTATTCTAACAATTAGCTTTTGATGAGTGAAACATTAAATTGTTTTAGTTTGAGCAGAAATCCGAAAAACACTTGAATGAAGAAGCATCAGGGTAGAAATATACTTTGTACGAGCCACAGCGAATATGAAGGGTTTAATGTTAATACACTTGAGattaaaatataacaataaagatgattttGTCAGCATAAGGTAAAATGTCTACAACATGCAACATCGTCGTATGAAGTAAAACAAGAATTGAGGTCAAAACATATTGGAAGTGTTTTGAGCGAGCAGTCGAGGTTCAGTTCTTAATGATTTGAGAGGTGCTGTCTGCACGACAAACATCCCCATATGCTTTATGATAGAGCAATGAATGCTATTAGTCCCACATCACGTTATGACAGCTATTGGAAATCAATTTAATGGAAAGCAACATTAAAGGTCTCCAGTCATGGCAGCAGGTCTTTGATGATATACTGAGAAGTAATGGGGTTTTGCACTCAACAGCAGGCTgacatgctcacagaaacacaTGTTCGTATTTAAACTTATAACTCTCCATAATGAACATGTCTTTTTAGTGTAATTCCTTACTAACTAAACTAATCTTTTATGCGAGCTCTGATGCTCCCAGCCGAAAGGCGAAGTGAGGCTGATGTTCCAACCGGGAAAGCTGCAGGTCCTGACCAGCAACATGTCAGGTGTTCAACCTCTTCCCTCCCAGTACATCATCCCCAGGGGccagttgttaaaaaaaaattaatctggaTCAAAATGATCCAGATTTGGAACTCTTTTCTGATACAGGATCAGGTAGTTCTTATAACTTTTATGCCAATTGTTCCTAAACTGAAGGTTTGATCCAGATTGAAACTAGGATTGGATTAATGATCTAATCCAATTTCCACTGGTTCCACTCTGACCTCGCAGGCTGTATTCTGTTCATCCAACTCAAATCCTTCCCCTCACGGCTCTTCCCTTCACCTCAGGTGTACATCAGGGCTCTGTCTTGGGGCCCCTTGGCTTTATCATCGATCTTTTTTCACTTGGTAATATTTTGCATAATGTCAGGGAtcactttcactgcttcactgatGACAACTAACTCTACCTTTTCCACAAATTATGATTCATCTGATGCTGAAATTCCAGATACTTTACTCCTTTTATTTGACTTGCTGTTGGAAGGGTTGATTAGACAAACTCCTGTTTATCTTATATATGATGAAGTTGTTCTTTTTAGTGTTGCAGAAGTTTAAAAGTgtctcatcattttttttttttaatctagatCTTGGCTGGATGCCAAAGCATCGAGACCAGTTTCAACGTTTCACCACGGCGTCCTTCCTGGAGGAGATGTTAACACATCTGAGAAATGTGGACGTGCTGAGCTCAGCCGAGGAAGCTAAGATCAAGGGAGCGGGTCAGCTGCGGGAGCAGATTCACATGCTGACGTCCATCGTCGATGGGATGGGCAGTCAGGGCTCGGACAGCCTCCAGGGCTTCATCGAGAGCGCCGACTCTCCAGCGGCTCAGCTGATTTTAAACCACGGTAAGCTGTCTAATGTTAGATTAtaggtcctgtttacacaacaatgcttcaagtgaaaaaagcaacttttcaCATTCTGAAAGCAATGTCCATTTACAAGACAGCGACAGAAACATTGAAAccgttattgtccatctactccaGCAGGGGAAAAAGAAATTGTGTAAGCAAGCAtccaaaagacaagaaaagttgtgtgttttctcctgaaatcGTTGACGTGTAAACGAGGCCTATCTCTTGAGGTCGACGTTTGTTCATTAACAGTTTTCTCCTCACTAAAAGGAAACTTTATCTTTTCCTGCAGACACCATGGTGAAGGAGCACAAAGAGGTGTTGCTACAGAGATTCGAGCAGTACAGAGAAAGAGATTCGGTCAGCTGCCCCAAACTTAACATCTCAGCTAGAACTTTACTTCTGGTCGACGGACTTTCTGACCTCCAGCTCAAGGAGCACGACCTGATGCAGGTGGGGGTGACCCGAGGAGGGAAAAGAAATCACCTCAGACAGCTGGGCCTGGCAAAGCTGCTGGAGCCCCTGACCCAGGTCAGTTTGTCCCCCAGGGTCTCCCTCACAGTCGGAGTGGCAGGCATTGGCAAGACGACCTGGGTGCGCCACTTTGTCAGACAGTGGAGCCTGGGGGGCGTCTGCACTGACGTCAGCTTCGTCCTACCCTTCACGTTTTGTGAGCTGAACTCGCTGGAGAAGCTTTCTGCCGAGAGGCTGGTGAAGATGTCATTTCCCCATTTGACGGATCTCAGTCTAGTCCTCGGCGGCTCCTGCAAAACATTGCTCATACTTGATGGCTTGGATGAATTTCACAGCACTTTAAACTTTTCTGACGCGGCTTCGTGCAGCGATCCAAAGAAGGAAGTGCCAGTTGATGACCTGATTACCAACATCATCCGAGGGAATCTGCTCCCCAGTGTATCCATTTGGGTGACCTCTCGACCTGGAGTGGCCTCGCTCATTCCCGGGGGACTGGTTGACCGAGTGACCGAGATCCCAGGGTTCAGCCCAAAAGACATCCAGGTCTTCCTGAACCACCACTTCTCAGAGAAGGACTTTGCCGGCAAAATATGGGCGCACTTGGAGGCTCACAAGATTTTGATGGTGATGTGCTACATACCATGCATTTGCTGGTTAGTAGCTGACACTTTGTTGTACATCATGCAGAGCGGAACACAGGAGGGCCTTCCGAAGACTTGCACGGAACTGTATGCCCATTTTTGCTGCATGAAAGCGGAGGTGGGTGAACCAAGAGGAAGGGAGCCTGTGAAAGTCGAGCAGCTTCATGGGAGCAATCGCAAACTGCTGGGGAACCTCGGACGCCTGGCTTTCTACGGTCTCCTCAAACACAAGTACACTTTCACGGAGCAGGACCTCAGGGCCTACGCCATCGACGTACTCTTGAGCCAAAGCAGTTTTGGAGCTGGAGTTCTTGTTCGAGAGGAGTCAGTTTTACAGACATCGTACCGGTTCACTCATCTGACCCTGCAGGAGTTCCTGGCTGCTGTTTACTACTACACCTCCTCCAAACGGGCCATCTTTGACTTGTTCTCGGAGAGCTCTATGTCTTGGCCCAAGATCGGCTTCCAGAACCACTTCAGAAACGCCTTTCAGCACTCGCAGCAAGCTGAAGATGGCCACTTGGATGTGTTCGTGCGCTTCCTGGCAGGCTTGCTGTGTCCAACAGCACTCAAACCTCTTGCTGGACTTTTGGCCCTCAGCAAGGATGATGGATACCTCAAGACGTGGGCAGCGGGGTTTTTACAAGGCCTCCTGGTCAGCGGCGGTGCCGTGGTGTCTCTGCGTTCAGTTAACCTGGCTTACTGTTTGCACGAGCTGCAACACACGGAGATGCTGCGGAGCGTGGAAGAGGACTTGCGGCTCGGGAGCCTCGCGGGAAAGTTGACTCGGCCTCACTGCGTTGTTCTGGGC
This genomic window contains:
- the nlrc3 gene encoding NLR family CARD domain-containing protein 3 isoform X1; this encodes MERKAHYDSILDRSKRITWQDDCYVDLQSTSRSTSTASEPQDLGWMPKHRDQFQRFTTASFLEEMLTHLRNVDVLSSAEEAKIKGAGQLREQIHMLTSIVDGMGSQGSDSLQGFIESADSPAAQLILNHDTMVKEHKEVLLQRFEQYRERDSVSCPKLNISARTLLLVDGLSDLQLKEHDLMQVGVTRGGKRNHLRQLGLAKLLEPLTQVSLSPRVSLTVGVAGIGKTTWVRHFVRQWSLGGVCTDVSFVLPFTFCELNSLEKLSAERLVKMSFPHLTDLSLVLGGSCKTLLILDGLDEFHSTLNFSDAASCSDPKKEVPVDDLITNIIRGNLLPSVSIWVTSRPGVASLIPGGLVDRVTEIPGFSPKDIQVFLNHHFSEKDFAGKIWAHLEAHKILMVMCYIPCICWLVADTLLYIMQSGTQEGLPKTCTELYAHFCCMKAEVGEPRGREPVKVEQLHGSNRKLLGNLGRLAFYGLLKHKYTFTEQDLRAYAIDVLLSQSSFGAGVLVREESVLQTSYRFTHLTLQEFLAAVYYYTSSKRAIFDLFSESSMSWPKIGFQNHFRNAFQHSQQAEDGHLDVFVRFLAGLLCPTALKPLAGLLALSKDDGYLKTWAAGFLQGLLVSGGAVVSLRSVNLAYCLHELQHTEMLRSVEEDLRLGSLAGKLTRPHCVVLGYLLHVSPECSERINLTASLNSTTVKCLLPQLLYCSHLRLENNHFKDDVMELLGSLMSAKDCNIQKISLADNAISSKGAKALSRALLVNRTLTSLSLRSNNIGSKGAKFLAEALKMNQSMISINLQSNAIEEEGAKALAEVLQCNRKLVSLNIRKNSIGAGGAKRIANALKTNRTLAKLLLCSNQLGDKGTVALAEALTFNHTLLSLHRLQSNSISNKGMTALTKALRVNRGLVSLNLRENSIGVEGAKHMADALHENNSLQELDLTANLLHDEGIQAIAGAIKFNQGLVSLHLQWNFIKSTAAKALADALRSNVTMQLLDLQENAIGNDGVIFLAEALKINNSLRSLCLQGVSAGTSGAIAMAEALVTNGTLHSLDLRGNAVGMEGAKALANALKSNRSLKSLNLQENSLGMDGAIFIATALKGNHQLTYINLQGNGIGESGAKVISDAIKSSAPTCVVDM
- the nlrc3 gene encoding NLR family CARD domain-containing protein 3 isoform X2, with product MERKAHYDSILDRSKRITWQDDCYVDLQSTSRSTSTASEPQDLGWMPKHRDQFQRFTTASFLEEMLTHLRNVDVLSSAEEAKIKGAGQLREQIHMLTSIVDGMGSQGSDSLQGFIESADSPAAQLILNHDTMVKEHKEVLLQRFEQYRERDSVSCPKLNISARTLLLVDGLSDLQLKEHDLMQVGVTRGGKRNHLRQLGLAKLLEPLTQVSLSPRVSLTVGVAGIGKTTWVRHFVRQWSLGGVCTDVSFVLPFTFCELNSLEKLSAERLVKMSFPHLTDLSLVLGGSCKTLLILDGLDEFHSTLNFSDAASCSDPKKEVPVDDLITNIIRGNLLPSVSIWVTSRPGVASLIPGGLVDRVTEIPGFSPKDIQVFLNHHFSEKDFAGKIWAHLEAHKILMVMCYIPCICWLVADTLLYIMQSGTQEGLPKTCTELYAHFCCMKAEVGEPRGREPVKVEQLHGSNRKLLGNLGRLAFYGLLKHKYTFTEQDLRAYAIDVLLSQSSFGAGVLVREESVLQTSYRFTHLTLQEFLAAVYYYTSSKRAIFDLFSESSMSWPKIGFQNHFRNAFQHSQQAEDGHLDVFVRFLAGLLCPTALKPLAGLLALSKDDGYLKTWAAGFLQGLLVSGGAVVSLRSVNLAYCLHELQHTEMLRSVEEDLRLGSLAGKLTRPHCVVLGYLLHVSPECSERINLTASLNSTTVKCLLPQLLYCSHLRLENNHFKDDVMELLGSLMSAKDCNIQKISLADNAISSKGAKALSRALLVNRTLTSLSLRSNNIGSKGAKFLAEALKMNQSMISINLQSNAIEEEGAKALAEVLQCNRKLVSLNIRKNSIGAGGAKRIANALKTNRTLAKLLLCSNQLGDKGTVALAEALTFNHTLLSLQLQSNSISNKGMTALTKALRVNRGLVSLNLRENSIGVEGAKHMADALHENNSLQELDLTANLLHDEGIQAIAGAIKFNQGLVSLHLQWNFIKSTAAKALADALRSNVTMQLLDLQENAIGNDGVIFLAEALKINNSLRSLCLQGVSAGTSGAIAMAEALVTNGTLHSLDLRGNAVGMEGAKALANALKSNRSLKSLNLQENSLGMDGAIFIATALKGNHQLTYINLQGNGIGESGAKVISDAIKSSAPTCVVDM